CGGTGAAGCCTTCGATGTCGCGATCATCACCCCCGCCATCGTCGATGACCTGATCGCCAGTGGTGCGATTGCGGGCGGCAGCCGCGTCAACGTCGCGACGGTCGGTGTCGGCGTCGTTGTGAAGGAAGGCGCGGCAAAGCCTGACATCGCGACCGTCGAGGCTTTCAAGCAGGCGCTGCTCGCCGCCAAAAGCGTAGCCTATATCGACCCGGCCAGCGGCGGCTCCAGCGGCATCTACATCGACAAACTGCTCGAGCGGCTTGGCATCGCCGACGCGGTGCGTGCGAAAGCGAAACTGAAAAAGGGCGGCTACGTCGCCGATCTGATCGTCAGCGGCGAGGCCGAGCTGGGCCTGCATCAGATCAGCGAAATCGTGCCGGTGAAGGGCGCCGTGCTGGTCGGTCCGCTGCCCAAGGAAATCCAGAACACGACAACTTACGCGGCCGGCATTGGCGCGCGTTCGGCCAATAAGGACGCCGCGGCCCAGTTGATCAGGAGCTTCATCGGCGAGGCCGCCGGAGCCGCGTTGCGCGCGAAAGGCATGGATCCGGCTAATTAGAGGCGCGCATTTTGACAACGGCAACCGCCGAGGCTGGGCCCGATCGCCGTCTTGTCGTGACCGCCTTCGGGATCGTTCAGATCCTGGGCTGGGGTACCTCGTTCTATTTCCCGGCCGTATTTGCGCCGCCGATTGTCGCCGACACCGGCTGGTCGCTCGGCCTGGTCGTGTCCGGCACGTCGATCGGGCTGCTGGTCGGCGGTCTGATCTCGCCCAAGGTCGGCGAGGCCATTGGCCGCCACGGCGGCCGTCCGATCCTATGCGCGAGTTCGCTGCTCTTTGCCGCTGGCCTCGCCGCGGTCGGCTTTGCGCCGAATGTCGCCGTCTTTCTTCTGGCCTGGGTGGTAATTGGCCTCGGCATGGGCACCGGCCTCTACGATGCGGTGTTCGCCGTGCTCGGGCAGCGCTACGGCCGCGAGGCGCGGGGGCCGATCACGACGCTGACCTTGTTCGGGGGCTTCTCGAGCACGATCTGCTGGCCGTTTAGCGCTTTTCTGATTGAGCACACCGGCTGGCGCGTGGCTTGCCTCATCTACGCGGCGCTGCATCTCGTCCTCAGCCTGCCGCTCATGTTCGCGGTGAGCGGCAGGCGCAAGGCCGCGGTTGAAACCGCGGCGGCGGATAGCGTTGCGGCGGCGCATGAGTCGCCGCCGTCGCTCCGGAACGAACGCCGCGTCTTCATTCTGCTGGCCACGATCCTGTCGATCGCCGCTGGGGTCGGCTCGGTGGTGCTCGTCCACTTCCTGATCTTTCTTCAATCCCGTGGTGTCGCAGAGACCGCGGCCATTGCGCTTGGCACCTTGTTCGGGCCGGCGCAGGTCGGTGCCCGCGTGATCGAACAACTGTTCGGATCGCGCTATCACCCGATCTGGACCATGGTCGCCTGCTGTCTGCTGATGACGCTTGGCCTTGCCTTGATCCTCAGCTATTTCCCCTTTCTGGTCGTCGCTATCCTGCTCTATGGCGCGGGCTACGGCATTTCCTGGATCGGACGTGGGACCCTTCCGCTGGCTCTGTTCGGGCCGGCGCGGTTTCCGACTCTGATGGGCCGGATTGCTTTTCCGAGCCTGATCGTTCAGGCATTGGCGCCGTCGGCCGGCGCGCTGATGATCGAGCGCTTCGGCGTCGATGCGACCATCGGTCTATTGACCGCGCTGGCTTTGATTAATGTGGTGCTGATCGCTCTGTTGTGGGCGATGTGCCGGGCTCAACTGCGAACGGAACCCTAGACGATGCTGGTGCTGCAAACGCTTTATTTTGAGGATCTGTCCGTCGGCCAGACCGAGACCCTGTTGAAGACGGTGAGCGCTTCCGACGTGGTCGGCTTCGCGGAAATCTCCGGCGATCGCAACCCGATCCATTTGTCCGAGCACTTCGCGGCGCAGACGCCGTTCGGCACCCGTATCGCCCATGGCCTCTATACGGCGAGCCTGATCTCGGCCGTGCTCGGCACCCGGCTGCCGGGCCCCGGCGCCATCTATATTTCGCAGACCCTGAATTTCCGCGCGCCGGTGAAGATCGGCGATACGGTCGAGGTCACCGTCCAGGTCGCCGAACTGATGCCGGAAAAGACGCGGGCGCGCCTGTCCTGCGTCTGCCGCGTCGATGACGACGTTGTGCTCGACGGCGAAGCCTGGGTGAAGGTGCCGTCGAAAGAGCAGGGCGGCCGGCCGCTGCCGCGCGTGTAGCCGCCCGGCGATCCACTCAGTTGACGTTCTGCGGGGCGAAGAAGCAGCGCGGCGAGCCGTCCGGCCGTTTGCAGCGCCAGTAGGCGCCATCCAGCGAGGGCAGTGCCTGGCTGTAGGGCACGACTTCGTTGAGCTGTTCGCTGCGGGTTGGGCCGTCGGCCTCGTTGCCGGTCACATCCTTGCCGTAGGTCACCGGCCCGCGCAGCGAGTAGCCGCCCTTGACCGCTTTCACCGCATCGGGAGAGACGACGCCGCAATCCTCGGCGCCGCAGCACCATTCGCCGGCCGGATTTTTGTAGTTGTTGCGGCTGATCCAGAGTTCATGTGCGAAGACCGACGAAACAAACAACGAGGATACAGCGCACGCCAG
The Pseudolabrys sp. FHR47 genome window above contains:
- a CDS encoding substrate-binding domain-containing protein codes for the protein MSPATLCVTLVATALWFGASAASAAEIKVLSAGAFKQVVLALAPDFEKASGHKLIVDNDTAGALKKRIEGGEAFDVAIITPAIVDDLIASGAIAGGSRVNVATVGVGVVVKEGAAKPDIATVEAFKQALLAAKSVAYIDPASGGSSGIYIDKLLERLGIADAVRAKAKLKKGGYVADLIVSGEAELGLHQISEIVPVKGAVLVGPLPKEIQNTTTYAAGIGARSANKDAAAQLIRSFIGEAAGAALRAKGMDPAN
- a CDS encoding MaoC family dehydratase, with the protein product MLVLQTLYFEDLSVGQTETLLKTVSASDVVGFAEISGDRNPIHLSEHFAAQTPFGTRIAHGLYTASLISAVLGTRLPGPGAIYISQTLNFRAPVKIGDTVEVTVQVAELMPEKTRARLSCVCRVDDDVVLDGEAWVKVPSKEQGGRPLPRV
- a CDS encoding MFS transporter: MTTATAEAGPDRRLVVTAFGIVQILGWGTSFYFPAVFAPPIVADTGWSLGLVVSGTSIGLLVGGLISPKVGEAIGRHGGRPILCASSLLFAAGLAAVGFAPNVAVFLLAWVVIGLGMGTGLYDAVFAVLGQRYGREARGPITTLTLFGGFSSTICWPFSAFLIEHTGWRVACLIYAALHLVLSLPLMFAVSGRRKAAVETAAADSVAAAHESPPSLRNERRVFILLATILSIAAGVGSVVLVHFLIFLQSRGVAETAAIALGTLFGPAQVGARVIEQLFGSRYHPIWTMVACCLLMTLGLALILSYFPFLVVAILLYGAGYGISWIGRGTLPLALFGPARFPTLMGRIAFPSLIVQALAPSAGALMIERFGVDATIGLLTALALINVVLIALLWAMCRAQLRTEP